The Helicobacter cetorum MIT 00-7128 region TTTTGGGTAGGGGGAAGTGGTTGAGCTTGGGGCGTAAGTTAAAAATTTGCATTTTAGGTAGAGAGTCAATTTTTGCCCACAAGCTTTTATCATTGATAAGAGCATGCACACTACTAGGATTAAGCTCAAAATCCCGCTTGAAAGGAATATTAAGCTGATTTAATAAACCCTCAATCGCTTGTAAATGATAAAACACTCTTGTTTTTAGTGGGAGTTCTTTACTCGCCTCATTGGCAAAAGCACTCTTTTTTTGCTTGATTGCATAAAAGGTTAGGGCTTTTTCCATTTCCTTATCGCCTTGTGCGGTGTGAGTGTTTCGCAAATGATATTCTTCAATGGGACGCAACAAATGGGCGTTGATATTAGCGATAGTGTGAGTGGCAACAGAAAGTAGGTTGGGGAATTTCGCGCCTTTAACTTCTTCTTGGTCAATAATAAAGCAATTTCCCCATCGCTTAGGATTGAGCATAGAATCAATATAAATAGGGCGATAATACCCGCTACCATCATGTAAATGCAAAATCGCATCAATATTTGGCTCAGAGATGAGAGACTTGACATGATCAATAATAGGATATTCGGGGTCATTCTTATCTAAATGGGCGAATTTGCGGTTCATATCATCATAAAGCCCTCTATGATTTCTTAGCATAGAATGCTTATTTAATACCGGCACAACTTTTACAGAGCCTTTTAAAATGGTGTAGTGCTTTAAAAACAAGTTAGTCGCATTAAATCCCCCAGGCTCATCGCCTTGAATCCCCCCTAATAGTAATAAGTGAGGGGCTTTGTCTTTATCTTCTAAATTTTTAGGGACTTTTTCAATAGGGGTAATATCATAAATTAAATGGGGTTTTTCTAAGGCATTTAAACAAGCAAAAAAAGATACACTTAAGGAAATTCCAATTATAAGACGCCAAAACATTTTCATCAAAGTCTCTCTAGTTTTTGAAATTGAAAGTTGATATTTATATTATATCCAAAAACAAATTTTAAGAAGATTAGGTAAACACAGACAAATAGGAACGAAAAATGCTTATAGACCATTAATTTTATCTAAAGGGTTTTTTATGGATATTTTAAAAACTTTTCAAAAGCATTTGGGTGATGTTGAGATAGGCGATTTTCAAACCAATGGACTAGAAAAATCTCAAAAAATTGCAAAATTCAGTAGAGATATGAAAAATGTTAATGAGAGTATAGGGGCATTACAAGTTTTACAAATCGCTTGTAAAAAGCTCTTAAATAAGAGCATGGGTTTAGAAGATAAAGACGCTTTGCAAACTTCTATCACTCAACAAGAATTACAAGAAATTGTAGAAAATTGCCAGTTTTTAGCATCGCCCTTGTTTGATACTGAGCTAAACATTAGCATTAATGATGAAGTGTTTTCAATTATGGTAGCTAATCCTTTGAGTTTATTAGAAAATGCAAGTGAATTTCAGGCTTATTTAGAAGAAAAACTCAATGAAATTAAGGAAATGTTAGGCTATTTGAGTGAAAGTCTTTCAAACGCTCAAACCTTTATGCCAAGTTTTTCAAACAACCGCTTTAAGGATTTGTTAAGTGATAATCTAAGGGCTTAACGCTCTAATTGAGAAATTTTAAATTTCCATAAGAGATATGAGCCTAAAAACGCTATAACAAATAAGCCTACTAAATAGTAGCCTAAATCCCCAAACTCTAAATTTTGTAAAAAATTGAGTAAAGGGTTTTCAAAAGTAATATGCAATTTTTGTGTGCTAACCTGAAATAATTCTACCAAGCCTATACCTAGAGCGATAAACACGCTTAAGGCTGTGATAGAGATGTTGTAATAGATTTTTCTTAAAGGGGTTTTGAACGCCCAGTCATACGCCTTAAGCATGAACGCTCCATCTAAGGTGTCAAACAAGCTCATCCCAGCAGCAAAAAGAATAGGTAAAGAAAGCATGCCTACCACACTCACTTTAATCGCACTACTTGATAGGGCGAGAAGGGCGATTTCACTTGCCGTATCAAAACCTAACCCAAAAAGAAAACCGATAGGATAGATATGCCACGACTTAGAGATGAAATTAAATAAGGGCTTAAAAAAGCGATTGAGTAAGCCCCTACTAGCTAAAAGGCGTTCAATCTCTTCATTTTGTTGCTCATTCAAGCTTTCATTAGAGTGTGATTTTTTAAAGATTTTTAATAAATCCATTAAAATAATGGCGTTTAATAGTCCCATAATAAGTAAAAATATCCCAGAAACCAAAGTCCCCACTACCCCACCCACTTCTTCTAACATCGGCGTATGCTCCTTAGCCCAAGCAATCGCAAACGCACTAATCGTTGTCATTAAAATCACCACACTTGAATGTCCCATAGAAAAGTAAAATCCCACCCCATAGGCGTTTTTACCCTGTTGAGTGAGCTTTCTAATGGTGTTATCTATACAAGCGATATGGTCAGCATCAAAGGCATGCTTTGCCCCTAGCATGTAAGCCATAGACGCCGCAGCATAGAAAGTGGCGTTATTAGCCATAAAAAGCAAAATAAAACCTAAGAGATGTAAAAACACAATCGCTAAAAAATAAGGAAACCACAATTTCACAGCACACCTTTTTGTAAAAATAAGATTTTTGGAACAATTGTAATATGTTTTATTAAATTAGAAAATTTTTGAGGATTTATTTTTTAAGCTTGGCTATTTGTTGCTTTAAAAAATCTTTAAGGGGATTGAGAGAGAGTGAATTAAAATCAAATAGGTTCTTAAAACGATTAAAAATATCTTTATCTTCAACTTTACCCTCTCTTGTAATAACTTTGTCAAAAATGAACTCTTTTGTGTAGTAATCTTGTAGTTTAAGTCCCCTTAAATATGCATAAACCTTATCTTTTGCACTTAATTTAAAATCTTTAGAGCTAAAATGGTTGTTAAAGCATGTTTCATAACAAACAAAACAATTTTCAAATTTCTCGTGTTTAGGTTTGATAGTAAGTAGCAACAAGGTTTCTAGCTCTTCTTTTTCTTCTTGTTTGTTTTCTTTCCGCTGTTTTATATTATATGGAAATAGAAAGATATTTTCATCTGAAATTTCAATGCCTTCAAGCTGATTTTTAATTTCTTGTTGGCTTTTTTCAAAATCCCTATCAGCATCAAAACAAATGAGAAAATCTTCATAATCGTTGTGTTTCTTGTTTATGATTTCTTCAATATCCCCTTTATTGTTTTGTAATTTATTTTTACCATTCACATTTCGTATTTCAAAATACTTCAAATAGTCCCAATCACACAACCACAAGCCTAAAAAATTTACATCACTTTTTCCCTCTGCATAAATTAATATTTTTTTGCCCATCAAGGTTTCTCCTTATATTTATCAGAGCCTCCAAAAAGATTTACCTCATTAATGAAATAAGTAGAAAGAGCCTCACCATAGTAAGTTTGTGAAACAATATCTTGACTATTTTCATTTTTATTTTTCAAGCAAAACAACTTAGTTTCATAGGCAAAATCTTTTTCTTTAATAACTTGGTCTAAAATTTCTACAAATTCTTGGCTGTGGGTAGTCATAAAAACTTGTAGATTATTGTGCTTTTCATCTTCTTCACCATCTTTTTTCAAAAAATCAACAACATGCTCCAGTAGCAATCTCATGGTAGAAAAATGCAAACCATTCTCTACTTCATCAACACAAATAACTTTTGCATTATTGACAATAAGAGCACTCATAATATGTAAATATTTGATAAAGCCATCACCAAAAATAGATAGTGGGGCTTTTTCTTTTTCTATATTTCTTACTTTTAGTTTGAGTTGGTTATTCGCACTAAAGCTAATAGATTGAATGTTTTTATTGAACTGACTAAGGCTTTTATTCAGACTTTCTTCTTGTTGATTGTTATCGCAAATTTTACGCACTGCCTGAATGGTGTTAGGGTTCATAGCATTTTGTTTACGAGCGACATCGCTAGGCGTTATAATGGTAGCTCTTTGAAATGATGAAAGTTCTCGTAATTGATTGGGGTTAAAATTAGGAAACTGCCTATTGTAGCTTGGCTGATTAGGAATTAATGGAAAATTGGGAATTTTAGCAATATTTAAATTATCTTTATAGATTTCTTTATTATTTTTTTTAAGTGCGAAGTTGAGCTGAGAGAATGCTTGAGCATATTCTGTTGTAGGTGTTATTTGTGATTCTATCACTCTTTGGTTTTCATTGGAGACAAGTTCTATTTGTAAGTCTAAGGTTTGGTTGTCTAAAGTTGTTGTGATTTGTATTTTCTTACTAGTGTCTAAGCCATAAAAAATTAAGTTTGCTGAGTCTGTTGTTAAAGGTTCTTTGCGTATGTTGTCATAAATTTCTGTTATATTGGCACATGGATGCATATCTTTGCCCACTAAACAATACAATGCCTCTAATAAATTAGACTTGCCCACATTATTTTCACCGGTAATAATGTTAAGCTTAGTAAAGCCCTCAATTTTAGTGTCCTTAAAATTCTTAAAGTTTTTAATGTGAATAGACTGAATCATTGAATTTTATCCAAGTAGAAATTTGTATTAAATCTCTACATTATAACATATTGAGTTAAGATAAAGGCAACGTTCGCTGAAGGGAGCGAATAGGTATGTTGATTTTTATTTTATGGATTTTTGAGAATTAGAATCAAAAAGCAAATTACCTTTATTAGACTATACTTGTGTGCTTAAAAACCTAACCCACTCATTTCTGTCAATTAAAAGCACTTCATTAGCTTTGGCTAAATTTTTGGCTGCTTGGGTGAAGTAGCTATTAGTAATCACACAAGCTTTTTCGCAATGATAGTAGGCTTTAGAAGAGACCACTTCTTGAATGGCTTTAGGCGAGACTTTGTGCGAATAGCGTTTGGCTTGAACCACCCATTTAACGCTATCTTTTTCTATAATCAAATCCGCTCCATAATCGCCACTTTTTTGAGTTATCTCCACTTCAAAACCCTTTGAAGTGAAAAATAGTTTGGAATATTCTTCAAACTCAAAGCCATTCATGGTGTCTATTTTCTGCAAAATGCGTTTGAGTTTTTGTTTCTTATACGAAGTTACGATACCTTGAAGGAACACAAGAATTGAAAAAACACCCAAAATAATAAGCAATTTGAGAAGTAAATCATTAGCTGAGGTAGCGAGCTTAAATTCTAAAGATTTTTCTAATAAAACATTCCAAGAGAGATAAATCCCCAAGCTAACAATAACAACAAGAAAAATAGTTTTTAGTTTTTTGGTATTTTTATGAGACATAGAAATAGCTTGATAGATAAAAGGCTAGAGCCAAAGGGTATCTTTTGTAGAAGTGTTTTTAAGGCGCTCTTCTAAGCCTTTCATTAAGTCTTGGTAGATTTTATTAAGCGCTTTTATGATAGCGTCATTATAAGCTTTATTATCTTCAGCAGGTTGTGCTAAATCATCTAAATGATTAGCGTATAAAATAGGGACTTTAAAATGGGTTTTTATAGGGGTGCTTAAAAAACTGCAAGCAACTTGGGGGGTGCATTCAGCTTGTAAATTAGCCTTGATAATAAGTAAGCGTGCTACATTTCTAGGATTTATGGTTGGCATAATAGTGTCTTTAAGTTTTTCTTTAATTTCTTTCAAATCATTAGGCACTTCTTCAAAAGAGATTAAAACATTGCCTATAGGGCTAATAAAAGTGTCATTGGATTGAGTTTGCGTGTGAGAAGTTAGGTTAATTTGATAGCCTTCTTTTTCTAAAAAACTAGCAATTTGCTTTTCTATAGCCTTTTTAAATTCATCTTGATAGAAATGAGGGACAAAACGCTTGTTAAAAAAGATTTTAGGTGCATTAAGAGTTAGGGTAAGTTTGGGGGTATTTGATGGGGTAGGGGGATTTTGAAGGGTTTCTTTATACTTTAAGTCTAAAGAAGTATAGCCTAGCCATGCGTTATGACAGCCAAGCATTCCTAAAATAATAGCGTTTAAAACAAACCCCTTAAAAAACATACGCCTCCTTTAGCATTCTATCAATTTTCCATGCTCTAATTTCACATGCTTAGTGGCTAATTCTAGCGTGCTTGGGTTGTGCGAAATCAAAATAATCAAGCGATTTTCTCTTAATTCTAAAATGCTTTGCTTAATGCTCTCTTCGGTTGTGCTATCAAGAGCAGAAGTGGCTTCATCAAAGATTAGCACTTGAGCGTCTTTGTATAAGGCTCTAGCAATGGCGATTCTTTGGCGTTGTCCCCCACTAAGATTGGTGCCAAATTCATCTAAAATACTTTCTATACCATAGGGTAATTTTTCCACAAAATCTAAAGCTTGAGCTTTTTTCAAACACTCTTTGATTTTTATTGCATCAATTTCTAAACCATACGCCACATTTTCAGCCACACTCCCATTAAAGATAAACACCCTTTGAGTTACAATGCTAATCTTTTCTCTTAAAGATTTTTGAGTGATACTCTCTATTTTCTTGTCATTGATTAAGATTTCGCCCTTGCTTGGTTCATAAAGGCGTAAGATTAAATTCACAAGCGAACTTTTGCCACTCCCACTTTCACCCTTTAAAGCAATGATTTCATTTTGTTGAAATTTCAAGTTAATATCGCTTAAGGCGTAACGTTTTTCATTTTCATAAGCAAGCCATACATTTTTAAGTTCTATAGTGTGTATGGCGTTATCTAACACAAGCTCTCCATCAATAATAGAAGGCTCTCTTTCTAAAATTTCATGGACTCTATCGCTTGCTACTAAAGCTTCTTGAAAATTAGAAATAATCCTAGTCAAACGCTTGATGGGAGTATAGAGCATAAAAAGAGCGGTGATAAAAGAAAAAAACGCCCCCACACTAATCTTGCCACTAATAACTTCATTCCCCCCTAAATAAATCACTAATGCTATAGCAATGGAGCCTAAAAACTCCATTAAAGGCGAAGAGATTTCAGCCACGGCGATATTTTTGATACCGATTTTAAAAAACGCTTCATTTTCTTTCACAAAAGCCTTATGCTCTAATCTTTCGCCATTAGAAATTTTAATCGCTTCTACATTGTTAAAGACTTCGCTTAAGCGTGCCGTGATTTTAGCGTTACTCTCTTGGTTAGCTTTAGCAAGTTTTTTAACCTTACGAATGATTTTACTAATAGGAATGGCAGCTAAGGGCATAATCACTAACCCCACTAACGCTAATTTTGGGCTTTGATAAATCACCACACCTACTAATCCTATAATTGTTAACCCCTCTCGCACGCTTTCTGAAAGATAATTTGACAAACTCGCTCTAATTAAACCTATATCATTAGTAATTCGTGCGATTAATTCGCCCTTTTTAGTCCTATTGAAAAAATCCATTTCCATTTTTAGAAGGCTTTCTAGCATAGCGTTGCGTAATTTTTTGATAATATCAAGCCCGATGAAGTTAGTAAAATAAGTGCCTAGATAAATGCCCCCACTCTTACCAAAATACGCCAAAATCACTAAAAAAGGTAATACTTTTAGCATTTCAACATCTTTATTGATAAAAATATCATCTAAGGTGGGTTTGACTAAATAAGTCCCCCATGCCGTGCTTAAGGCTACAACGATTGAAGAAAATAAAACAATTATAAAGCTTTTATAATGCTCTTTAAGATACTTAGAATAACGCTTGAAAAAGAGTTTCAAATGCTTGACCTTTGAATTTGATTAAACTTGTATTATAGTATTTATTGAGAGATTTTTTGGCATTTAGTTAAATAATCAAATAACCAAGTGGTTGGCAATGTATTAGCTTATGTTGTGAGGGGGAGACAAATAGGTTATTTGTA contains the following coding sequences:
- a CDS encoding DUF3226 domain-containing protein, whose amino-acid sequence is MGKKILIYAEGKSDVNFLGLWLCDWDYLKYFEIRNVNGKNKLQNNKGDIEEIINKKHNDYEDFLICFDADRDFEKSQQEIKNQLEGIEISDENIFLFPYNIKQRKENKQEEKEELETLLLLTIKPKHEKFENCFVCYETCFNNHFSSKDFKLSAKDKVYAYLRGLKLQDYYTKEFIFDKVITREGKVEDKDIFNRFKNLFDFNSLSLNPLKDFLKQQIAKLKK
- a CDS encoding restriction endonuclease; this encodes MSHKNTKKLKTIFLVVIVSLGIYLSWNVLLEKSLEFKLATSANDLLLKLLIILGVFSILVFLQGIVTSYKKQKLKRILQKIDTMNGFEFEEYSKLFFTSKGFEVEITQKSGDYGADLIIEKDSVKWVVQAKRYSHKVSPKAIQEVVSSKAYYHCEKACVITNSYFTQAAKNLAKANEVLLIDRNEWVRFLSTQV
- a CDS encoding HpaA family protein, with the translated sequence MFFKGFVLNAIILGMLGCHNAWLGYTSLDLKYKETLQNPPTPSNTPKLTLTLNAPKIFFNKRFVPHFYQDEFKKAIEKQIASFLEKEGYQINLTSHTQTQSNDTFISPIGNVLISFEEVPNDLKEIKEKLKDTIMPTINPRNVARLLIIKANLQAECTPQVACSFLSTPIKTHFKVPILYANHLDDLAQPAEDNKAYNDAIIKALNKIYQDLMKGLEERLKNTSTKDTLWL
- a CDS encoding flagellar FLiS export co-chaperone, yielding MDILKTFQKHLGDVEIGDFQTNGLEKSQKIAKFSRDMKNVNESIGALQVLQIACKKLLNKSMGLEDKDALQTSITQQELQEIVENCQFLASPLFDTELNISINDEVFSIMVANPLSLLENASEFQAYLEEKLNEIKEMLGYLSESLSNAQTFMPSFSNNRFKDLLSDNLRA
- a CDS encoding ABC transporter ATP-binding protein yields the protein MKLFFKRYSKYLKEHYKSFIIVLFSSIVVALSTAWGTYLVKPTLDDIFINKDVEMLKVLPFLVILAYFGKSGGIYLGTYFTNFIGLDIIKKLRNAMLESLLKMEMDFFNRTKKGELIARITNDIGLIRASLSNYLSESVREGLTIIGLVGVVIYQSPKLALVGLVIMPLAAIPISKIIRKVKKLAKANQESNAKITARLSEVFNNVEAIKISNGERLEHKAFVKENEAFFKIGIKNIAVAEISSPLMEFLGSIAIALVIYLGGNEVISGKISVGAFFSFITALFMLYTPIKRLTRIISNFQEALVASDRVHEILEREPSIIDGELVLDNAIHTIELKNVWLAYENEKRYALSDINLKFQQNEIIALKGESGSGKSSLVNLILRLYEPSKGEILINDKKIESITQKSLREKISIVTQRVFIFNGSVAENVAYGLEIDAIKIKECLKKAQALDFVEKLPYGIESILDEFGTNLSGGQRQRIAIARALYKDAQVLIFDEATSALDSTTEESIKQSILELRENRLIILISHNPSTLELATKHVKLEHGKLIEC
- a CDS encoding M99 family carboxypeptidase catalytic domain-containing protein, encoding MKMFWRLIIGISLSVSFFACLNALEKPHLIYDITPIEKVPKNLEDKDKAPHLLLLGGIQGDEPGGFNATNLFLKHYTILKGSVKVVPVLNKHSMLRNHRGLYDDMNRKFAHLDKNDPEYPIIDHVKSLISEPNIDAILHLHDGSGYYRPIYIDSMLNPKRWGNCFIIDQEEVKGAKFPNLLSVATHTIANINAHLLRPIEEYHLRNTHTAQGDKEMEKALTFYAIKQKKSAFANEASKELPLKTRVFYHLQAIEGLLNQLNIPFKRDFELNPSSVHALINDKSLWAKIDSLPKMQIFNLRPKLNHFPLPKNTNISDIPIESNAYIVGLVENKQEVFLKYGNKLMTRLSPFYTEFDNSLEEVKMRIDNSEQVIKIGSVIEVKESFYIHAIENMRANVIGFSATKESKPNEVGYTIELKDFQKRFSLDKLGKIYRIEFYKDNAFSGMILVKFG
- a CDS encoding HoxN/HupN/NixA family nickel/cobalt transporter, with product MKLWFPYFLAIVFLHLLGFILLFMANNATFYAAASMAYMLGAKHAFDADHIACIDNTIRKLTQQGKNAYGVGFYFSMGHSSVVILMTTISAFAIAWAKEHTPMLEEVGGVVGTLVSGIFLLIMGLLNAIILMDLLKIFKKSHSNESLNEQQNEEIERLLASRGLLNRFFKPLFNFISKSWHIYPIGFLFGLGFDTASEIALLALSSSAIKVSVVGMLSLPILFAAGMSLFDTLDGAFMLKAYDWAFKTPLRKIYYNISITALSVFIALGIGLVELFQVSTQKLHITFENPLLNFLQNLEFGDLGYYLVGLFVIAFLGSYLLWKFKISQLER
- a CDS encoding AAA family ATPase, which translates into the protein MIQSIHIKNFKNFKDTKIEGFTKLNIITGENNVGKSNLLEALYCLVGKDMHPCANITEIYDNIRKEPLTTDSANLIFYGLDTSKKIQITTTLDNQTLDLQIELVSNENQRVIESQITPTTEYAQAFSQLNFALKKNNKEIYKDNLNIAKIPNFPLIPNQPSYNRQFPNFNPNQLRELSSFQRATIITPSDVARKQNAMNPNTIQAVRKICDNNQQEESLNKSLSQFNKNIQSISFSANNQLKLKVRNIEKEKAPLSIFGDGFIKYLHIMSALIVNNAKVICVDEVENGLHFSTMRLLLEHVVDFLKKDGEEDEKHNNLQVFMTTHSQEFVEILDQVIKEKDFAYETKLFCLKNKNENSQDIVSQTYYGEALSTYFINEVNLFGGSDKYKEKP